Genomic window (Bacteroidota bacterium):
AATTTAGCCTATTTATTCATTTTTTCAAATTCCTGCATTGCATCTACCAGAGCCTGAACGCTTTCTATTGGCATTGCATTGTAAAGGGAAGCACGGAAACCACCAACAGAACGATGTCCTTTAATGCCTACCATGCCCTTTGAAACGGCAAAATCCAGGAATCCCTTTTCCATATCTTCTTTTCCTTCAGCCATGATAAAGCATACATTCATCAAAGAACGGTCTTCTTTCAACGGTACTGTTGACCTGAAGAGCGAATTCCGTTCGATCTCCGTGTAAAGCAGATCTGCCTTTTTGTGGTTGATTTTTTGCATCTCAGCCAATCCACCCAGGTTCTTTAACCAGATGAGTGTCTGGAGCCCTGCATAAATGGGCAGACAAGGAGGTGTATTGAACATGGAACCATCCTTGATGTGCGTTTCATACTTAAGCATGGTGGGGATGGGTCTTTCCACTTTTCCCAGGATATCGTCGCGAAGGATCACGAAAGTAACACCGGCAGGTGCAAAATTTTTCTGGGCACCACCGTAGATCATCGCGTATTTGCTGACATCAACCGGGCGGCTGAAAATATCCGACGACATGTCGGCGATCAGTGGGATAGGAGAGTCAATATCGTGCTTGAGCTCGGTACCAAAAATGGTATTATTCGTTGTGATGTGGAAATAATCGGCATCTTTTGGTATGGTGTATCCTTTCGGAATGTAGTTGAAGTTCTTGTCTTCCGATGATGCAACCACATCCACTTCCCCGAAAAATTTGGCCTCCTTGATGGCTTTCTTCGACCAGGCTCCTGTATTCAGATAGGCCGCCTTCTTGTTCATCAGGTTGAAGGGAACCATAGCAAACTGCAGGCTGGCTCCGCCTCCCAGAAATAATACCGAGTAACCTTCCGGAATATTCAGCAACTCTTTGAACATTTCAACCGTCTTATCCATGATAGCCTGGAAATCTTTGCTCCTGTGCGAAATTTCCATGATGGACAAACCGCTTCCGTCGAGGTCCAAAACGGCTTTGGCAGTGTTTTCGATAGTAAACTGTGGCAAGATTGAGGGTCCTGCGTTAAAATTGTGCTTTTTCATAATACCGCTTCGTTTTAAAATTTTATACCTTTAGCATTAATGTATTCTGTTAAACACAGAATGAAGCAAAGATATAGATTTTCCCCGTAATTTAGATGAAATTTTAGTATCATGCAAATGTTAATAATTTCACTACGAATATTAAAAAAAAACGAATGAATAATCAGAATTTCAGGAAGGCCCTGGCAGATCTCGGGGAGGAGGCAGGTCGCATTTCAGAGGTCATTCTTACCGGAAATGAATACCTGGGCCGGGAGGCTGCAGGACACTTATTCAAAGTTGCCCGTCATGCCCGGGATCTAAATCCATGGTTTACATTGGATAATGTGGCTTTCAGCCTCAAATCGTGGTCAGAAGCGCTTTGCGAAGAATCGGTAAACAAATGGCTGGACAGGTATCAGGGGAAAGTTGACAGGATTGGCAGGATGCTTAAAGTAGGAGTGATCATGGCAGGAAATATCCCCCTGGTTGGATTGCACGATGCCCTCTGCGTGCTTGCATCGGGTCATAAACTGATTGCCAGAACATCCACAGACGATGCAGGCTTGACCCGGGCTATTCTCGAATTACTGATTTCTTTTGACTCTTCTCTTAACGACAGGATTTGTTTTGCCGAAGGAAAACTGCAGGATTTTGATTGCATCATCGCTACCGGAAGCACAAATACTTCAAGATATTTCGAATATTATTTCAGAAATGTCCCGAAAATAATCAGGAAGAACAGAAACAGCGTTGCCATCGTGCGTTCAGGAGATGATGACTTCGAAGGTCTTGGTGAAGATATTTTCAGGTATTTCGGACTGGGTTGCCGGAATGTTTCCTTGCTGTTTGTTCCGAAAGAAACCGATATAGGTTTGTTTATGGCTAATTTCTCCAGGTGGTCGGATGTGCAGGAACATACGAAGTATATGAATAATTACCAGTATTACAAGGCTTTATATCTTCTGAACAGGGATGTTTTCTTCGATAATGGATTTTTTATGATGAA
Coding sequences:
- the serC gene encoding 3-phosphoserine/phosphohydroxythreonine transaminase — encoded protein: MKKHNFNAGPSILPQFTIENTAKAVLDLDGSGLSIMEISHRSKDFQAIMDKTVEMFKELLNIPEGYSVLFLGGGASLQFAMVPFNLMNKKAAYLNTGAWSKKAIKEAKFFGEVDVVASSEDKNFNYIPKGYTIPKDADYFHITTNNTIFGTELKHDIDSPIPLIADMSSDIFSRPVDVSKYAMIYGGAQKNFAPAGVTFVILRDDILGKVERPIPTMLKYETHIKDGSMFNTPPCLPIYAGLQTLIWLKNLGGLAEMQKINHKKADLLYTEIERNSLFRSTVPLKEDRSLMNVCFIMAEGKEDMEKGFLDFAVSKGMVGIKGHRSVGGFRASLYNAMPIESVQALVDAMQEFEKMNK
- a CDS encoding acyl-CoA reductase; its protein translation is MNNQNFRKALADLGEEAGRISEVILTGNEYLGREAAGHLFKVARHARDLNPWFTLDNVAFSLKSWSEALCEESVNKWLDRYQGKVDRIGRMLKVGVIMAGNIPLVGLHDALCVLASGHKLIARTSTDDAGLTRAILELLISFDSSLNDRICFAEGKLQDFDCIIATGSTNTSRYFEYYFRNVPKIIRKNRNSVAIVRSGDDDFEGLGEDIFRYFGLGCRNVSLLFVPKETDIGLFMANFSRWSDVQEHTKYMNNYQYYKALYLLNRDVFFDNGFFMMKPSATMISPVGTVHYMLYEDISEVNSFLGDNHEKIQCIVDEQLLFPGSIRPGTTQFPALWDYADGVDTMEFLLNRN